The window TAGTAGTGCCTTCAGTCAAGATCTATCAATTTTGGGACATTGTGATAATCAGAGACAAAGATGTAATGGTAGATTATCTCCAAGAGTAAAACACAAGGGTCAAGCATCAGCAAGACAGCAGCCATTCAAATGTGCCATTAATCTTTCTACTGATGTACACGAAAAAGTTTCTTCAGTTACCGctcaaaattgtaaaattcCCAATGATTTAGATTCTCACGTTAGTGAAAGGCTGCCTGGCTGTTTACGGAAGTAAGTACTTTAACCATCCTTCTTTGACtacttttttgggttttccccaCTGGAATCTTAATGCTGAGCAGATGTAGAACTGGAAGCTGGCTTGAGAGGGCAGTTTACATTTTTGTCCTAGTAAAATATACAACTTTATGCAATACAAGAATCTACTACTATAGCATTAGAGATGGTTGGACATGAATATTAGTTACATTCGTTGTATGTTTCAGTACTCTATCCATGCATTTAGATGAGTTAAAATGACCTCTTGCATGCAACTAACTTGAATCAACTATTTAGACCATCCAAATCCCATTATCCAGTCTTTTTCACACcctgattttttctttatagttttttctctccaaccaaatTTCCTACAAAGAAGCCCTTACACCATTGAGCCGAGCCACATCATTTTAGCATTTCTCTTAAAAGGGAAggccaaaaaataaaatgaataaaattaagtaTCCAGTTGAACTAGAAAATGTAAAATGTTAGCCCATCTATTGTCATTCTTAAAAGTCCGTGATGTCACAGTTGACCTAAATAATCAGTAACAGTTTGAACTTCTCTCAGTTAGTTTTTCAGATTGCACTAGCCTTTCCTTGGTTCATGTGCTCACATTATTTTGGCCCTTTCTTTGCAGGAAGGATGCTTCTCAAGTTCAGGATTCAGATAATTCAATGCCCAGAAAGGTACATTTTGAATGCTACCATTTGTTgggtttattttctttcatcctTGTGGCTTTGATGCATAAGGAAAGATGAACCCTGTTGTTATAATATTCTTATCATTCAACCTAGTAGTTTGGTATAGAGTGTTGTGGGTGGTTTTTATCTCTATGTTTTATGGAAAATGGCTCTCTTAGAAGGTCTTTTTTCTAAGTAGAAACTGAAAAATCATTTCAAGATGGCATTTGTGTTGCCCTTATGTTGGATGTTCTTTATGATACTTCATCCAGTTGATGTGATTTCTCTCTACAGGGGCAGACCATTGTAGTTGTAGACGAGGAGGAAGCTTTGGCAATGAAAATACCAGAGCATGATGACAAACGGTAAACTTAACGTGCTTGTTCTTTAGGCCATTGACATGCAGATCTGCTTGGACAATTTTATGATTCTAgctttgattttcattttctggATTTTCAGCATGAAAGAGGCCAAGATCTACTACCCATCGCGGTATACAACACTTATCcatattattaatgttttaagtGTCTTTTCTTTGAGTTTGTGATTCTATGCAAGAGGTCTTTTATCATATATTCTATTGACTATTTGCAGGGATGATCCAGAATCCgttgaaatttgttttgagGACATAAATTGTCTTGATCCAGAGGGTTATTTGACATCCACGATCATGAACTTTTATATTCGGTTAGTAGAGCTCTATTTGGACTTGTGGAAGTGATTAACTTGACGTGTGACAAATTGAACTccacatttttttcttgtccTCAATGAACTTTGATATCACAAAAACTCATGGggtttacttttctttttcttataatttgaaataagttCTAGTTGTTTCGCTGGAACTTTAGCTGTTTTCTATGTTTAGAAGGGGTTTTCCCTCCTCTCGAGGCATAACTTGActtacctttctttttctggtttacttttatcttgttttattttgaatttcaagttTGGGATGCACCTTTTCAATATGTAATGTTTGTCAACGgtgatttaaaagaaaattggggacttttttccttccttcatTCCCACTAAAAAAAAGCGATTGAGAGTGGATTTCAGGTTCGATAGTGTCAAGAAGGTATTAGACCCTTACTCACCTATTCAACGTCTAGAAGTGCCTTGAACCCCTTTCCTAGTCCAATCGAAAAGGAATGACCCATATTTACTCACAATGATCTTTTGCAAAGGGAATTAGACTTGAGATGGAAAAATCATAGCCATTTAGCCAAAAACGCTCTGTTGGGGACCTAGGTTTAGTTACTACCACCCATTTTACAAAGTGTGAcacttttccttcttcaaacCCTTCTTAAGGAAAAACTCTCATGAGCTTTTCAATAGACTTACTCATAGTCACCAGAACCCTAAAAAGGGACATAGCTCGAGAAACCACTGTACACAACTTGAATAAGAGTAAGTCTACCCCCTTTCAAAAATAACTCTTCTTCCACAAAAGAGATCGTTGCAAATCTTGCTCACCATCGGATCCCAAAATAAATTGTTTCCAGAACAATGACCCAAAGTCAAACTTAATTAAGACAAAAGGAAACAACCCAGCCAACTTAACTTAACTTCATCGCAGTTTAGACCCCAGAGTTGACATTTGATTCTATTGATATCAGCCCTAACATAGCTTCAAAGGAAGCCAAAATTTGTTCAGATTTATGAAAGATTCTTCAttgcaaaaacaaaagagtaTTGTATCATCAAAAAACTaatgagaaagagagaaatcaTCGCTCCCAACCTTAAAACCTAGTACACTCAACCCCTCTCGATACCCTTCTACTGAAAATGTCCACAGCCAATAAGAAGAGGAAGGAAAAGAGAGGACCCTGTCTAAGGCCTCTCAAAGCATGAATCTACCCTTAGGCCTTCTGTTGACGAGGATAGAATACCTGACCGATCTCACACATCTCCAAATCACAATCTCCACTTGAGCCCAAACCCTTTGCAAGAACTCTATCTAATAAAATCCTGTCTACATGATCATACACTTTCTCAAAAATCAATCTTAAACATGACAACCTCTTGATTGCAAATTCTATAATCTTCTATAGCTTTGTTGGCAATAAGAGCTTGATCGAAGATTTGTATCTCTGTGATAAACACCCCATGCATCTCTGCCGTTGTCGAGGGGAGGACCTTGAGTAACCTGATAAcaaacatttaaaagtaattattttgtaaacaCTATAAGGCTAATATGTCTTAAATCCTCCACCTTATTTGCTCTATCCCCAAAGGTTTCGTTATAGAACTCCCCAAGACTGACCTGTCCGAGAGAGATATGGGATACCAATCCAACCCCTCCAAGAACGGCTTAGGACCAATCCACCAGCCATAAagcaaagaataaaaaaattgggtcTCCTCAATCTCTTTGTCCTCTGCAGAAGTGCACCCGCATTGTTTTCCAGAAAACcaataaaatttcttttttgttctcccATTAGCGACTCTATGAAAGTAGGCAGCATTACCATCCTCATCCTTGGCCCATTTCACTTTAGCTTTCTGCCTCCAGCTCACCGTTTCCCTTCTAACCACCTCCACAAACTCAGCCTTAACTGAGAGACACTCCTCCTTAAGGGCCGCACATGCTATATATGCTGGATATCATTGCTATAGTCTGTTTGTCTTTACtgttacattttatttttctttttttcttttagttgaaATTTTTGGTATTGATGCAGTTTGTGTTCTATGTGCGACTTCCCTCCTTATGTAGGTATTTACAGCAGCAAGCATTTTCAACAAAGAAGGTGATATGCAATTATCACTTTTTCAATACCTATTTTTACGAAAAGCTAAAGGAGGCTGTATCAAACAAGGTAGTCCTAATTCCTACACACTATTATCAAGGGTGTTTCAATTCCTTTACTTCTTAGtgattgtttcattttttctcgAGAGGAATCTATAATACTATGGTGCCACAGTTTCTGTTAACATACCCCCAAGGTGAGGCCAGAGCCTGCCTGGATGCACAATTTAAGGATCAAATAACACATCCGTAGAAAATAGTACCTTTAGGAgtataaatatagaaaattattGCGTCTTATATAAGTCATTTATAAGAAAAGGAGGTAAAAATTATACTTGCATTTAGAGAATGAGGGGCAAAATATTAGTGTGTAAAGAAATATGTGAACTTTATTGTGATGCACTAAGGAGGCTCACACCCAAGCTAGACTACCTTGTCAGACATGAGGCATGCATCTGGCTGACACACCTAGGTGTATGGTTTTAATCAATGACCtatttttattgcttttataCACTTCATTTAGTAGATATGGAAACGCACATCGGCATGTGATGGCATGTGATGCAAAATGTTACGGTTACATGACCTGTAACATATATGATGTTATATCATATGAAGAAAAGCTGAAACATATAACAAAGATGTCAAACCCGCACCCAAAATAGCACCTTAGGATTTTTGTTTGGGAGCAATATCATGCCTCATCTTCCTTCATAAGTCGTCCTTATCTTTTCATGGTTAATGAAgttattcttgattttgaatattttgacaTGTTTAGgggaaggatagagagaatttTTTCGTCAAGTTCAGAAGGTGGTGGAAGGGCgttaatatatttcaaaaggCATATGTACTGATTCCAATCCATGAGGAGTAAGTTTCTATAATCAACTCTTTTATATCTAGATGTGCAATAACTTCTCTCTGAGTTAATGGCGCTATCAGTGCAtgctattatttatttagctATTCTCGTTCCCCGTGAATGTGTTGAATCTCATCACATTGATCAACGATTGTGCTATTTATTTCCTGTAGACATTGTCTGtaacttttcaattattccTGTTACTGGCCACGTTGGGCTGGTCCCATGGCCAAAGGGCGAGCTTCAAATCAACTGCCTTGATCATCTAGGATATTATGTCCTACGTGTCAGTGTTGGGCTGGTCGGTTTTAAAAAGAATCCTGTATGGTGCCcagaattttgatttgatcttTTGGTTTGTGATGTGTCAGTCTCCACTGGAGTTTGGTGATTATATGTTTTCCACAGAAGGAAGATGAATCCGGACCCATTATACTTCATTTGGATTCCCTGGGACTTCACTCTAGCCGATCCGTTTTTGATAACATTAAAAGGTATGTAAGCCCCTAACCATTTctggaaatttttttatcaccACCCACGTTGgtgaaatttatattattgtctGATTTGTTTTCTGGACCTTCTTTTAGATATAATGTTAAAATGttcttaaaaatgattaagatCTAATTGAATAAATTGTGATCTGTAGCTTTATAAAAGAGGAATGGTGCTACTTGGATCGAGAAGTTGCTTGTTTAGATCTTCCAATGCCATATAGAATATGGAAAAATATCTCTCGGAGAattgaagagaaaataatCCAGGTAGTCTCCATGCTCTTATTAGTTATGTTTTCCTTCATGaactcaataattttaaatcatttttttgtaTCTTGGATCCCGTCATCAGGTTCCGCAGCAAAAGAACGACTATGACTGTGGTCTCTTTGTTCTATACTTCATCGAGCGCTTCATTGAAGAGGCTCCTGATAGGCTAAAAAGGAAGGACTTGGATATGGTATTTATGCTTATGAACTGACTTTTATAATCCGAACCATGCTCCTCGAATGCACGATTGACGTTACATGACACGATGTGGTGTTTTGCTCATGAAATCTCAGTTTGGCAAGAGGTGGTTCAAACCCCAGGAAGCTTCCAGCTTGAGGACGAGGATAAAATGTCTGCTCAAAATAGagttccaaattttgaaaaggcAATGCCTTGCAGGTTCTGTTGATAGCTCCTCCTCAGATCATGCTCCAAAACAATGAATTAGCAGGTCGCTTTACGCAAAATGGTGCACATTGTTACAAGTAGTAGTTCACTTGGGATTCACTCAGGCTGTGCTATCGTCGATCGCGCTTGGCTAGTGAAGCTAAAGCCATCTTACCGTTCTCGTCTAGCAGCCAACTGATCTTAGGTATGATATTCGAAAAAACTCAGAAATTTAAATCCTCAATAAGTGTTTGCAATAGGTTGAAATTATGTCGTGGGTTGTTAGGGTCGCATCACAACACTAAGAAATCGAGTTAGACGAGCTAGGAAAGGCTATCACTTGACTGGAATTCCCAGTGAACATATACCTAAACCTTTGGCTTTAGACCATTTTGTGGAGTGGACTTGGGGAGTAAATTTGTTCATAGGATCGTTGTGTTTCTATTGAGTGACGGCTCCTACCCTCCTTGCTTGATGCATACAAAAATCAAACCTGTAATCTATGATTCTTAACAATAT is drawn from Cucurbita pepo subsp. pepo cultivar mu-cu-16 chromosome LG09, ASM280686v2, whole genome shotgun sequence and contains these coding sequences:
- the LOC111801913 gene encoding ubiquitin-like-specific protease 1D; the protein is MAMMEQDETTKNKPLNIDWDKLFGGKETEPPLEIIVQPSITISKHFEMDSDRQHLLRDECQKLNDAELDEKIRRMKQFYETKARYLPDNGHKYLRNLDLSMEERESRKLRRVEKEAAACENCSQPTTSSTVGSSYVASEKTASSSADSLSTFTSCFYQKLEEKTECNSSAFSQDLSILGHCDNQRQRCNGRLSPRVKHKGQASARQQPFKCAINLSTDVHEKVSSVTAQNCKIPNDLDSHVSERLPGCLRKKDASQVQDSDNSMPRKGQTIVVVDEEEALAMKIPEHDDKRMKEAKIYYPSRDDPESVEICFEDINCLDPEGYLTSTIMNFYIRYLQQQAFSTKKVICNYHFFNTYFYEKLKEAVSNKGKDRENFFVKFRRWWKGVNIFQKAYVLIPIHEDLHWSLVIICFPQKEDESGPIILHLDSLGLHSSRSVFDNIKSFIKEEWCYLDREVACLDLPMPYRIWKNISRRIEEKIIQVPQQKNDYDCGLFVLYFIERFIEEAPDRLKRKDLDMFGKRWFKPQEASSLRTRIKCLLKIEFQILKRQCLAGSVDSSSSDHAPKQ